The sequence below is a genomic window from Bombus fervidus isolate BK054 chromosome 2, iyBomFerv1, whole genome shotgun sequence.
CAACGGGAATAGTGGTtttaaataaacgattaatACTAGAGATGATCTCATTAAATACTGTAGTTtcctaatataattaataattgaccgtttaaatactttcacgGTCTTTGCGAAATGTATACTTGCAACAAATATTCTGTAACTTCTATAACTATACATTTTCAGGTACATGCCAAATTTCACAACTTTTTTGTACAACTCGCATAATATGTctataaaaagtttctttaaatatcCAGCTACTTGCATGAGTCGCTGTGTgtctatttcataaaatataatttgccaCTCGACCATGTATAACTGCATTCCAGCAACTGCAAATTATCGAACGATGAGCGAATCATCCGAAATTCGTCAGAGTCGTCTTATTTGAAACTCATCAAAGTCCGTCAGCCGTGAAATTCGCCGAAGTTAATTTCTCGCGAAACAATGCAAAGGACGATCATTTTATGTCGCCGTTTCGAGACGTTTCGTTTCGTGGACCTCGCAATGAAAGAATTATCAAGGACGCACGAATGGCCTACAAGGTTAAGCCTCATCGTTATTCTATTGCGATACGATGTTCTCGGCACGATCGACGTCAATTTAAACGAGCTGGAATATTTAGCCGCACGTCTTAATCCTTTTgagtgtcgacgcttgatagcTGCGCTTCATTATATCACGTACGATCTACCGAACAATCTCGCAGCTGCTGGTAAATCGGTCAATGATCGAATAGAATACAATAGCGACCATATCAATTCTTCTTATTGgaagaaatatattgtaatcGTAAAAACAGTCGAAAATTGAAGTATATCCATCTCGAGTGGTATAACGAAGAGATTGATAGACGCGTCAAAAAACATAAgctttaatttcaatcgagATGTACATATTAACTTCTTCAATTCTTTCTATTGCTTCTGGGTGGGATTCAAGTCGGGAGATTGTTATAACTAGATCGTGAagcgaatatttattt
It includes:
- the LOC139998026 gene encoding uncharacterized protein, whose translation is MQRTIILCRRFETFRFVDLAMKELSRTHEWPTRLSLIVILLRYDVLGTIDVNLNELEYLAARLNPFECRRLIAALHYITYDLPNNLAAAERNVDDDIPCIRHLLHWNSSPAEGKGNTHEVLTHRLRQINRNDLADWLGKSSFVQIGKDLDRALVNTFDELVKEETELP